The sequence below is a genomic window from Coffea arabica cultivar ET-39 chromosome 8e, Coffea Arabica ET-39 HiFi, whole genome shotgun sequence.
GTTTTTCCACAAGAAGACAAATCCATCCAGCTGATGACTATACATTGACATCCTAATGTGATCTGGAATAAGATCCAGTACAGAGCCTTCAGCATCAACGGAGGTGTAATAGTTTCCAGAGCCTGGGTCATCAAGATGAAGCTCATGAATACCAAAGCATTCACCTCTGCGAAGGTCAACCCAATCCCGTCTTCGTGGAGTCTCCTTTTTCTGCAGGCAATAGCAATTtagataaaatttaaaaaataactggGAATGCAAGTAACAACATGAAGTTCTGGTAATTTCGTAAAGTCCCATTTCGCTACACAACTCAGCCCAGATTATTCAGCTCTTTGCTAGTAAAAATGATGCTAAGGTGGCCACTACCATTAAGTATGGTGCTTGTTTTTGGTTCTCTGATAGGAAATTAAGAGGTGCTGCTGCTTTAAAACATGATACTCCTTATTTTCTGCCTATTGTAGATTTTGACAATTAGGTAGATCCGAAACCTGATTCTTCAGGATTCTACACTACCAGATCAACCATGAAAAAGTTTCAATCTCAGTCTAATAGTTATCAAGGTATATAGTTGTCTGTGGAAAGAAATATATGCTTAAACATTCCTGTATCTCAAGGTTGACATGATGGTTCAAAGTCTCGGCCGAGACTGAGACGACTAGGCCGAGTCGTCATCGGAACGGATATCTCCGATACGATATCGAGATGAAATGACTCCGAGATACTTGACTCGTCGAGAACTCGGTCAAAAAATCTCTGATACAGATAGTCTAGGCCAATTCAGCCCGAGTCATCCCGAATCAACTCGTAAATTTACATTTTACAGATTttattttgctaattttttattatttttgttgagcatatttttgaatattattcatagtttttagaatattaaatgctTCAAAATTTGCGTCTCACCGAGACAGTGACCGATATGTCAAGACCGATATGGAACGGTTTGGACCGCGACTGTAACTGTGAACCATGCATGTGAGTGGACAGTAAGTACTAAAGATAGGCTACTGTTTCGGGGTATGCCTGTTGAACATGGTTGTGGTCCTATGAATCTCTGAGCATACACTCTTGTCCGTACTCTCTAAGAACCATGGTTCAAAGTATCGGTCACGGTCCGGATCGTTTCACATCGATCTCGGCGAGACGTAAAATTTGAaacatttaatattctaaaaattgtgaataatatttaaaaacatgctaaacaaaaaaaataaaaaaaaattagcaaaagaaaatgtgtaaaatataaatttgcaATTTGACTCGGGATGACTCAGACCGATTCGGCTGAGACTGTCTGTATCAGAGATTTCTCGGCCGATTTCTCACCGATGATGATTTGACCTAGTCGTCTCGGTCTCGGTTGAGACTTTGAATCATGCTAAGAACTGGCTAGATATACAATTGCTAAGAGTTGGTCCATTGAATTGTTATAGGTTGAACAACACTGTGTTAGAAATTCATTTGATAGAAATGTGTGCAGGGTGAGATTTGTTGTTGCAATTTATCCAAAAGTCTGTTGTATCCAGCTTACTATGTTTGCAAGCAAATTTTGCAGGACCTTTGTGGTTTGGTTAGTGGTTGGCTAGGTTTTTCAGTCTAGAGAAAATTTGAGCCTGTGCCTAGACTTGGGCATTTCTCCTAAAGTTTTAGAGTGAGTTCTAGAATAGCCTAGTGTCTGTCATGCACTTAGAACAGAAATTCTTATATCTCTATCTTTGTCAGGGTGTTCCCCCATCTTACATGCTTTCGCTTCTGTTTTGAGCCAATAAAACAAGGAGCTTAgcgaaaaaaaatatatataggaATATGAAGTTCATTCATTTAAGTTCATCTATAAGGAGCATATATAAAGGAAGGGAATTCAAGTAAGAATATAAATGCAAATGACAAGTTGGAATACATACCAGTGTAGGAAATATGTCCTTCATCTCCTTATGCACAATTTGACAACATCTGCATACGATTCCAATTGGTTCTTCAAGAATCAGCTGATGTTTCCCTGAGAGACATAATTCTGCTTGGCACTTGGCCGTTGCAGTGACATGATGAGTGCCATCCTGATGATCAACAACAGAAGAACACAAAATCTTCTCACATGAGTTTCAATTTGGAGAATCGGATGATTAAAAAGAGTAAAACATGCATGATAAGAAGAAAACTCGATCAATGTTCTTGTGCTAGGAATGAAAcccagaaatttaaaatccaaAAGGTGTGGAAACTAAAAACATCATTGGAAATTGACAGCGAAGCCAGCAAAAAATATCAGGAACATTATTTGGACGATGCAAATCTAAGACAAATGGTAAATTTCACCAGAAGGGTGAAAAACTTAGGAGGTTTCTTATGACACAAATAGCACACAGAAAATACTTTTATGTCTTTCTGTCTAATGACTGAGATCTCGCAAAGAACTAGATGGGAGTATCTGTATGTGATTGTGAATACAATTATGAAATTTCTAGAACAAATTTACGTAATACAACGATGACGAAAAACAAATCAAACAATCCAAAATATTGTACAGTTTGGAAATTGAAAACATGTCTTACAATCCAAATATTGTAAAGTTATTGTACAAGAGCGGAGAAAATTGCCTACTTCCGCATAATCCAAATTTTCATGCATGGACAAGTTAAAATATCAGAGTAAAACTagtattttaaatttcattaacTCCTTTTTCTTGCAGCAGAACTGAAACCATACAGTCAACAAAACTATAACAATTTGAAAATAACCATATATGATCTTGTTCACCATAGATTATTAGATAATAACTGAGAAAGAAACAAATATTAGATGACCAACATGAGATGATACCTACTGCATGTTTCCAAAGCATTTCAAAGTTCTAAGGCATCAACTTCACTATTCCGGGGAAGAAGTCAAAACGTTAGCAGATTGACTAAAATCTCCAAAATCAGCCGACAGACAAATAATGGATCTAACAAAAGGAATACGGCAGCAGCATAATAATGAGCTATCTTTCTAAACATTACCAGCAGTAACGTATTGAAGAAacaattttttgtttctcttggaTTAGTTAAACTGTTCAACCTGTCATGGAAACTATGTAGATACTTATGTaactccaaatccagaaatcaCAATGTAGTAATCAGAGAATGTCAAATCTCTCATAATTAACAGAGCAGCATTACCTTGGAATTGGATGATTCAGTAAAGTCAGAATCTGGTAATGTAAGGCATATTTCCATCTCAGTAAAAAGATTATCAATTTCTTTTTGCCAGTCTTCTTTCTCCGGTGGGGTTAGATCCTCGTCATCAAATCTGAATTTTAATGGCAGTGTATTAGTAGGACCAttgtcttcaaaagaaaatggATTTTCCTTTGTCTGCTCATCATCCTTCAGCATGGACCCCAGAAGAATATTCATGTAATCCACGTCTCTTTCTCTTCTCTTACAGGGTTTAGATATTCTACtgccttcctttttcttctttggcaCCTGATCTGATGAATCAGAACTTTCACTCTTAGAAACATGAAGGCAGCGCTTTCTTGATGTTCCGAGTCTTGGTTCCTGTTTTCTGGACTTTGGACTTGGTAGTTGAATGAAGCCATCATCTTTTCCTATCCCTCCTTCAAGGTTATCCTCACTACAATAACCCCAATGGTTTGTATGATCAGAATCATCAGTATCCTCTTCAGAGCTAGAGGATTGTGAGTCGAGAGCATCAAGATTCTTAATTAGAAGACCTTTTCCCTTGTCCTGAGCTCGATTCCCTAAAGGTTCACTCTCCATGGTCATCCTTTCATTTGTCGCATTTCCATCACTTCTACCCCTCTTTCTTCCAGATGGAAAATGCTTCCTACCCTTGACATAATTACATCTCAAGTTTCGGGGGATATCTTCTTCAGTTATAAGCACGACATCGCTTCCACTTCCACCATCATTATTCTTTCCCTTGTAAACAGTgtctctcctcctcctcctcctcctcctcatcctATCTAATTCCTTCAATTTCACTTCTTCCACCACTTCCTCTTCCCCCAAAATCCTAACATCACTTCCACTGCTCTCATCATCATAAAAAATCTTTTTAGCAGTTCCTTTCCTCTTTCTATTGAACATCTTCCGGTGTACATTTTCTCCCTCTTGCTCTTCATCACTGCTACTGCTGCTAATTATAATCATTTCTTCATCCCTCTTTTTCCCTTCAATAGCGTTCATTTCTTGAGAACCATGGGCTCCCTCACTTTCCCCTTTCTTCTCCAACTTGTGCTTTATTTGAGCTTTTGTCCTCTTCACTACAGTGCTTCTCTTTTCTTCCATATTACCTGAAAATAAAGAAAGCAAAGATTATAAACCCAAATAGCAATACATAGAAAACCAGAAACTACCATTGCTTGGTAAAAGCGACAATGATCAGGTAAACCAATGATAGACCTACAGACCTcccagaaaaagaaacaaattatgcaGAAGCTTAACTATAGCTGCACTATAAACTTCAACTCTAGCTAAATAGCCCTTACCATCAGGGTCTAGGAACACTATTCTAAAAGGTGCAGGGGACAAGTCATCTgcacaaacaacaaaaataagagaaattcTTTGCGTTCTAGCTCAGCAAACCTCATCCTAACTCCAGCTTATACTAGAAAACTTTGATTGTCAACcatgaaaacaaaattttcactCAACAAAGCATTGAATTCCATACAAACACATAGTTATACACAGTAACAATACTTTAAAGATCAAAAATACTAttttggagaaaagaaaaacaaagctttAATGCCTCCTTATATTAAAGAAGGTTGTCCACTTTTAATGATCCTCTTCATAAACTTACCATTACACCTATAAATAATTGTTTAGTTCAATCATCTACTAGCTAAAAAATCTTAGACCAGATTTGCCAACAGATaaagataaaagataaaaatatctTAGACCCAAAGGAGAAACATGCTCTCAAAATTCGATACAGCTTCATAGTGACTTGTGCATCATGGAAGTAAATATTGTGAAAATCGATCTTTTCGGGGGAATTAATTGTCTTTTTCAGAACCAGAGTACTTCACAGGCAAGCATTTGACCTGAAAGCGAAAACCCatgacaaaaatgttaaccaaGATCTACTTTGTTCTTTTCTATGATAGCCCATTGATATTGATAAGATCAATCTACTTGCCCTGATGACTTTCCATTGCAGATGAAGCCAATAACAAACTAGCATTTGGAAGCAATACATGGCCCTTTTGCATCTACTAGCTCAATAATCTTAGACCAGATTtctcaagaaataaaaatgaaaaatgacaaACATATCCTACACTGCTGAGTATTGACGTACCTTATTTCTGATATGACGTGAAAAAGGCCTGAACACAGGCTTTCTGAGCACGGGAAAATTAAGCACCGTCTTCCAAGTTAGCCAAGTAGTTAAAGTATCTGCCCCAAGAGCCAAGAAAACATTCAGCAACTTTAAATGCGTGTCTTTTAAACCACAAAGTATTCAAAATAAATTGTGTAACAAATTGTTTATCGttttaataacaaaataaaaggtTCACTGCCACTAATGCAGAAGCTTTCTGAGATCACATGGAAGTAGACTAGCTATGCATTTAATCCTCTATAGATTTTAGGAATCTAAACAACCAAAACCAAGGAAATCTTTCTCAAAGAATATAGaaaaaaaagtactatagaAACCAAGACAATAGTAAACAAAAATCCCAGAAAATCATCTGGTAGATAATGGCAATATAAATGCAAAATAGGACAGAACATAGAAAAATCTCTTGATTCCAAAAAATGACATGCTAAAAGTACACACTATAAAGGGTATGTGACATGGAGATAATATCCCTTATTTCTGACGAGCAACATACATATTTGTGGAAACAAGTACCAAAAGTATAATTTTCTCAACCTATTAGTACTGTACATACACAATTGTAAGCAGAACAAGTTGAAAGCAACTTTCTACAGATATGATCCAGCATTATGATGAAAAACTTGTGTTCCGCCTTAataatagttttaaaaaaagtCTACAGCTGTCCATGTCAAAACATTGTTCAATGTCTCCATAGAGTAGCCTTCAAACAAAAGCACTAATTgtaataaatttcttaaaaccCAAACTTTCCAAGAGATTCGAAAAGTCCCCTTGTGAAACAAATAAATGGCATGGAATGAATTCTGTTTGATCATCATCTTTGGCCTTGCTTACATAATGCTACTTGGTGCTAGAAACCATCTATCTTCCAAGTTGTCATTGTCTCCTTTCCTCGTTTCCTAAATTTCTTTTCCATTCATAAACATTGATCTTCATCACAAAGTCCAAATTTTATCATACGATTTGAGATTCTTCAATCTTCCATAGTTGACTATCTTGttctaaaaatattttgaccttgTCCTAGTAGTACTATTCATAGTGAATTCTTGTTTCCTTTATATGTAGTTTCTCTTAAGGGGTTCtcttcttttatttgttttccactttcttgtttctttcctGCTTAACTTTATTCACTTCAATATTGTTGAAGTGGAATATTGGAGGGAAAGGATTTGATTTTCATCCGTATTGTTCAAATTTGGAGCTATCCAATATTGCATTTGTAGATGATTTGTTTCTAATATCAGCAGTTATTGAGCATTCTTTTTGTTTGGTCAGAGACACGATTGCTGAATTTCGAAGTTTATCTGGTTTGAAGCCTAATCTTCATGAGAGTAGTGTGTATGTAGCTGGTGAGAGTGATGAAGTGCGACAGCAACTGTGCAACACATTAGAGATGCCAAAGGGTGAACTACTAGTTAAATACTTAGGTTCGTCtcttttttcaacaaaactcaGCTATAAGGACTACCAACCTGTTTCTATGAAGATGCAGCAGAGGGTACAAAGTTGGGCAGCAAAAAAGCTTACCTATGGAGGTCGGTTGCAGCTTATCTTATCTATCCTTAGTGGTATCTACCTCCGTTGGACTGGTGTTTTTATACTACCCAAAGCAGTACTTAAAAGGATTGACAACATGTTATCCTCATTTCTATGGTCTGGTGAAATTAAATCACGTTATGTAGCAAAAGTAAAGTGGGAAGATGTCTATAAACCAAAGAAGAATGGTGGACTAGGACTGCAGAACATAGCCAACTGGAATAAGTGTCTGATCCTTAAGTTCATTTGGAATCTATGTCAGAAAAATGATACTTTATGGGTTAAATGGATACACTTTGTGATACTGAAAGGACATAGTCTTTGGGAAGTAAAAATTCTTGTTGATTGTTCATGGTGTTGGAGAAAGTTGTTACAACGTAGGCATCTTGCTCAGCCATGGATTAAAATTGACATTGGTAATGGTAAGAgcactttttcttgttttgataaTTGGCATGCACTTGGGCTTTTATATTTAAGATATCCCGAATCTTTATATAAAAATTTAGGATTATCTGTTAACTCTAAGATAAGTGATCCAGTGAATGATAGAACGCGGTCCTAGCCCAAAGGAAGAAGGTTTAATGCAATAGtgcaagagtttcaagagtCTATTCCCAATTCTATGTTGCAGCAAATGCATAGAGAGGATCATGTGAAGTGGATTGTATGTGGTTTAGGTGTTTTTCTGTTAAATCTGCTTTGAAGAAACTTTATCAGGCAGATAGAAAAGTGAAGTGGCATTCAGGAAAAGTTTTTGTTCCCAACTATGCGTTTATACTGTGGTTGATTTTAAAGCAAAAGTTGATGACTAAAGATAGACTTACCATGTGAGGTGTGACTGATATACTTCATAGATGTGTGTTATGCGATCAAGACACTGAATATCTTAAACACTGAATATGGGATAAAGTGCAAAAATTGTGCTTGCTATATATGGGGTGCTTACCTTGGGAACAGGAAATGGATTGGTGGTGTCACCATGGTGGTTCAAACTCCTTTGTTACTAAGATTAGAAGATTATCTCTTACTATCATTGTATAGTATGTATCTTTGGCAGGAGAGGAATAGAAGGATTTTACAACATGTTGCTACAAGTACTGGACAACTTCTTACAGCTATCACTAAAGTTGTCCAAATTGTGGTTGTTTCATGGCCTAAAGCTCCTCGGATTCAAGAGAATTAGCAGTTGATGATCGATTGGGAATTGTGAATAGAGTGTGAGATGTAATAGTTGCAGTAGTAGCTATAGATAGACAAACTTATGTATAGTGGCGATCCACAGACTACAATGACCACTTATTATTGCAGATTGCAGAATGTTGTGTGTATATTTTGTGTATATATTTGGGCTATAATTGCTTGAAGAtaggagttgtttttgatagtTATTCTCTAGTAATTGTTTTTGGTAGTTGAGGAAGAGTAGGGATTGATTACTTTTTGGTAGTTGCAGTAGATTAGGGATCAATTTCCTTTTTCGGTTTCCTTTTGATTGTATATATTTTGGACCTAAGGGTCATGAATAGACAGAAAACATTTCTCAAAAGATTCCctttcatggtatcagagccatggACGACGATACGAAGAAAAAGAATattgaaggaagaaaacttgTCTCACTATACATCTTGATCTCGAACGACAATCTTGGAAATATTATCACCCAGGTACAATTGAAAGGGGACAACTACGACGAATGGGTTTGAGCGATGCGAACCGCGTTGAGAGCCAAGAAGAAGTGTGGCTTTATTGATGGAACGGTGAAACAACCTGATGATGATTCTCCCGATCTGGAGGATTGGTGGACTGTGAATTCAATGGCGGTATCATGGATTCTCAATACAATAGAACCAACTATACGATCTACCATAACTTATATAGAGATCACAAAGGATTTGTGGGAAGATATCCAAGAGAGCTTGTCTATTGCTAACAAGCCTCGAGTTCAACAGATCAAAGGGGTACTTGCGGAGTGGAAACGGCGAGGACTTCCAATTGTGACCTATTATGGAAGGTTGAAGCACTTATGGAAAGAATTTGCAAACTATGATCAGATTCCAACATGTCAATGTGGAAGATGCATGTGCAATCTCTCAGTCCAATTTGACAAGAAGCGCGAGGAAGAAAAAGTCCATCAATTCTTGATGGGTTTGGACGACACGATGTATGGAACGATTCGTTCCAACATTCTAAGCACTGAACCACTACCTAGCATCAGTAAGGCATACTCGTTGATATGTCACGAGGAGCGTGTCCGAAACatgtcaaaagaaaaggagggaTGTGGGGAGCCCATCAGCTTTGTCGTTCATGCCAACATAGGAGGCGGGAGACTTAGAACTAGGACA
It includes:
- the LOC140012989 gene encoding uncharacterized protein; this translates as MRTALRAKKKCGFIDGTVKQPDDDSPDLEDWWTVNSMAVSWILNTIEPTIRSTITYIEITKDLWEDIQESLSIANKPRVQQIKGVLAEWKRRGLPIVTYYGRLKHLWKEFANYDQIPTCQCGRCMCNLSVQFDKKREEEKVHQFLMGLDDTMYGTIRSNILSTEPLPSISKAYSLICHEERVRNMSKEKEGCGEPISFVVHANIGGGRLRTRTKDKPALCSYCNRGGHDAENCF